AATAATGTCGCCAATCACGTCTGCAGGAAGCTGCTGCTGCCGGGCAGCGAAACCATCGACAAGCGCCTGACCTTTATGCGCGGCCTGGGTCCGCGTCAGGTATCGATGACGGTGCTGTCGCGCGATGCGCTCATCGACAATCGCGCGCTGCTGGCGACCGGCGATATCATCGGTTTCTTGTCGCAGCGGCCGGGCCTTGATTATTTCCACACCGGCTTCGTGGTGGTGACCGGCGAAGGTCGCTTGATGTTACGCCATGCCGCGAAAAGCCGTGGCCGCGTCCTGGATCAGCCGTTGCCACGTTTCCTCGCCGACAACCATGCGCAGGCCGTGACACTTCTGCGCGTCAAGGAACCGGCAACCATGGCCTCGGTTACCTGAAAGATGCCGTATGGCCGATGGCCCATTGGCCGGCCTCTCCGGGCCATTTTCCCAATCCCGCCACGAAGATCGTTTCTTGAAACCATATGACGCTGCACATTGAAGATTACGCATTGATCGGCGACCTCGGCAGCGCCGCGCTGGTTGGCCGCAACGGCTCGATCGACTGGCTGTGCTGGCCGCGTTTCGATTCGGACGCCTGCTTTGCCGCGTTGCTCGGCACGCCGGAGAATGGCCGCTGGCTGATCGGGCCGAACGACCCCAATGCGGGGATCACGCGGCGTTACCGACCGAACACGTTGATCCTGGAGACCCGGTTCGAAACCGATACCGGCGTCGCCGTGCTGACCGACTTCATGCCGCCGCGTCACACCCATTCGCATCTCATGCGCATGATCACCTGCGAATACGGCCAGGTCGATCTGCACGGCGAGCTGATCCTGCGTTTCGGTTACGGCCAGACGGTGCCGTGGCTCACCCGTGTCGACCGCCACACCGCGCGCGCCATTGCCGGTCCGGACATGGTGGTGTTGCGCTCGTCGGTGCCGTTCCATGGCGAGGACTTCAAGACCGTCGGCGATTTCACCATCAAGGAAGGCGAGTGCTTCACCTTCAGCCTGACCTACGCGCCATCGCACGACGAACTGCCGCATGCGCTCGATGTTTCGGCGAGCCTCGACAGCACCGAGCGCTACTGGCACGAGTGGGTCTCGCGCAATCAGATTGACGGGCCTTACGACGATGCCGTGGTGCGTTCGCTGATCACGCTCAAGGCGCTCACTTACGCGCCGACCGGGGGTATGGTCGCGGCGCCGACGACGTCGCTGCCGGAATGGGTCGGAGGCGTGCGCAACTGGGACTATCGCTTCTGCTGGCTGCGTGACGCGACGCTGACGTTGCTCGCGCTGATGAATGCCGGCTATTACGATGAGGCGCGGGCCTGGCGCGACTGGCTGTTGCGCGCGGCGGCCGGCAGCCCCGGGCAAATCCAGATCATGTATGGCATCCAGGGTGAGCGGCGTCTCACCGAATGGACGGTGCCGTGGCTCGGCGGTTACGAGAAATCGCAACCGGTGCGTATCGGCAATGCCGCTTATAGCCAGTTGCAGCTCGATATCTTCGGCGAGGTGATGGACGCATTGCATCAGGCCCGCGTCGGCGGCCTCGGCCATCAGGAGGCCGGTTGGGATCTCGAGCGCGCCTTGCTCGTGCATCTGGAAAAAATCTGGACGTTGCCGGACGAAGGAATCTGGGAGGTGCGCGGCGAGCGCCAGCACTTCACCTATTCGAAGGTGATGGCCTGGGTCGCGTTCGACCGCGCCATCAAGAGCGCCGAGCTGCACAATCTTCCCGGGCCGCTCGAGCGCTGGCGTTCATTGCGCGACCGCATCCATCAGGATGTCTGCACCAATGGCTACGACGCCGAGCTCAATAGTTTCACGCAGTATTACGGCTCGCGCGAACTCGATGCCAGCCTGCTGCTCCTGCCGGAGGTTGGCTTTCTGCCGCCGGACGATCCGCGTATCCGCGGCACCGTTGAGGCGATCGAGCGCACATTGATGCGCGACGGCCTAGTGTTGCGTTACGACAGCACCAAGACCGACGACGGCCTGCCGCCGGGTGAAGGCGTGTTCCTGGCCTGCAGCTTCTGGCTGGTTGACGACTATTTGATGCTCGGCCGCGTCGGAGATGCCGAGAAGCTGTTCGAACGCCTGCTGGCGCTGCGCAACGATCTCGGTCTGCTCGCCGAGCAATACGAGCCGCGCTCGCGGCGCCAGGTCGGCAATTTCCCGCAAGCCTTCTCGCATCTGGCGCTGGTTAACACCGCGAGCAATCTGTCGCACTACCGCAAGCCGGCCGAGCAGCGCTCCGAATGGACCGCCGGCGTCAAGGCTGCGGAATAGACGAGGGGCCCTGCGCCGGGAGCTATTGACCTGCGGTCGCTTGCTGCGGACAGTGCGCGCCCATAACCAATAAAATGACCAGGGAGGCCTCGCGTGCTGCTCGACGTTCGAACCTACAAGATCAAGGCGGGGTGCATGGCGGCGCATCTCGAACTTTACGGCAAGCTCGGCTACCCGGTGCAGGTGAAATACCTGGGCGAGCCGCTGTGTTTTGCTCAGGCCGAAACCGGCGAACTCAACAGCATCGTTCACGTCTGGGTCTATGACAGTGCCGCCGACCGGGAGCAGAAGCGCGGCCGCATGATGCAGGATCCGGACTGGAAGGCCTATCTCGGCGAGAGCGCCAAAGCCGGCTACGTGCTCGAACAGAAGAACAGCCTGATGACGCCGGTTTCCTTCGCGCCGCCGATCGCCAAGCGCAACGTTTAACTGCGTGCCGTTTGCGTGAGGCCGACGAACAGGACGCACGGCGCCGCCGACCGGCGCGCATGTGCTGCCGGAATGATCTCATGACCGATTGTCATCGCGTGCGATGCGAGGGGCCTCGCAAGCGGGCCAGCGATCGTTTATAGAATAGCGCGTTTTTTTTGCGACGGCGGACCGCCCGCCTGCGACCATACCGGAGCCTTTCACGATGCGTTCGAACGACGGCACTCGCACCGGTGGCGAAATTCTCATCGACCAGTTGGTCGCCCAGGGCGTTCGCCACGCTTTCTGTGTGCCGGGCGAAAGCTATCTTGCCGCGCTCGACGCACTGCACGATGCGCCGATCTCGCTGACCATCTGCCGCCACGAAGGCGCGGCCGCGATGATGGCCGAGGCGGTCGGCAAGGCCACCGGCAAACCCGGCATCTGTTTCGTCACGCGTGGACCCGGCGCAACCAACGGTTCCGCAGGAGTTCACATCGCGCGTCAGGACTCGGCGCCGATGATCATGTTCGTTGGCCAGGTTGGCCGCGACATGCGCGAGCGCGAAGCCTTCCAGGAACTCGACTATCGCCAGGTGTTCGGCGGCATCGCCAAATGGGCGACCGAGATCGACGATCCGGCGCGCATTCCGGAGATCGTGTCGCGCGCTTTCTTCACCGCTTGCAATGGCCGTCCCGGTCCGGTGGTGGTCGCGCTGCCGGAAGACATGCTGACTGAGCGCTGCGTGGTGCCGAATGCCTCCGCTGTCGAGCCGGTCGAGACCTGGCCCGGCCTCAACGACATGAGCCGGCTGCAGAAGATGCTGTGGGCGGCGAAAAAGCCGATCGCCATCATCGGCGGCTCGCGCTGGTCGGAAGCGGCGAGCGCGGCGATAATGCGCTTTGCCGAACGCTTCGCGCTGCCGGTGGCGACCACGTTCCGCTACCAGCATTTGTTCGATTCATCGCATTCCTGTTACGCGGGCGACTTCGGCATCGGGCCGAACCCGAAGCTGCTGGCGCGCATCAAGGGCGCCGACCTTGTGCTGCTGATCGGCGATCGCATGAGCGAGATGTCGTCGCAAAGCTATACGGCTTTCAACATTCCCGAACCGCAGACGAAGCTGGTGCACGTGCATCCGGGCGCGGAAGAGCTTGGCCGCGTCTATCACCCGGCGCTGGCGATCAACGCCGCGCCGACCGCGTTCTGCGCCGCGCTTGAGGGCCTGCAGCCGCCGAATGACATCGCCTGGAAGGGCGAGGCCGACACCGCCCATGCCGATTTCCTGGCCTGGACGGAGAAGCCGTCGGCGCAGCCGGGGCCGATCAATCTCGGCGAGATCATGGTTTGGCTGCGCGACAATCTCGGTCCCGAGGCGATCATCACCAATGGCGCCGGCAACTTCGCCACCTGGATCAACCGCTATTACCGCTTCCGCCGCTACAACACCCTGATCGCACCGACCTCCGGCTCGATGGGTTACGGCCTGCCGGCGGCGCTGGCGATGAAGACGTTGTACCCGGACCGGACGGTTGTCTGCGTCGCCGGCGACGGCGACTTCATGATGACGGGCAACGACTTCGCCACGGCCGTGCAGTACTCGCGTCCCATTATCGTCGTGCTGTGGGATAACGGCACATACGGCACCATCCGTATGCACCAGGAGCGCGAGTATCCGGGCCGCGTCGTGGGCACCGACCTCAAGAATCCGGACTTCGCCGCCTATGCCAAAGCCTTCGGCGGCTTCGGCATCCGCATCGAGAAGACGGCGGATTTCCCGGCGGCCTTCGCCGCGGCGCAGAAGTCCGGCCTGCCGTCGATCATTCATCTCAAGGTCGATGCCGAGCCGCTGACGCCGGGCATGTCGATGAGCGCCATCCGCGAAAAGGCGTTGTCGGGGAGGTAGTTTGGGGCGGACTTTAGCGTCGGAATCCGCTAACCTGACATCATGACGAAGCTGTTCCAGGACGTGATCGACCGCGCCCGGCAGTGGCCGGACGATCGCCAGGATGAGGCGGCCCGCTTGCTTCTCGATTTCGAGGAGCAGCGAACGGCCTCGACCCGACTGAGCCCTGAGCAAGTGGCTGAGGTCGAACGCATCCAAAAGGAAATCCGCGCCGGGACCGCGGCTTTCGCGACCGACGATCAGATGGCGGCGTTCTGGAAGAAGTGCGGCCTTTGAGGCTGCGTTTCACCGCGCGTGCCCTCGATCAGCTCGAAGCTATCCGGACTTATTTGGCCGAACGTAATCCGGCGGCAGCGCGACGCGTCATGGCCGAAATCCACGGCGCTGCGGGCCGGCTGCTTCGGTACCCCTTCATGGCGAGACCGGGTCGAGTGTTGGCAACACGAGAATGGGTGATCCGGGGAACGCCATATATCCTCGTCTATGAGGTCGACGAAGTAGCGGCAGAAATTGTCGTCATGGCGGTCTTTCACGGGGCACAGGACCGAAATGAGGAACGCGGCACGTAAGAGCCGGCAGCATCTTGCGTACTTGGAGTGAATCGCTATTCACTCATTGAATGCCGTATCGCCGGACCGACACTGTCATCCGCCGTCTCGCCGATCGCGAGAAAGCCATTCTCGAGGCCGCCATCGCATTGGCCGGGGAGGGCGGCATGGCCGCGGTGCAGGTTGCGGCTGTCGCCAAACGGGCCGGCATCGCCGCCGGCACCGTCTATCGTTATTTCCCGACCAAGAACGATCTGGTTGCCGAGTTGATCGCAGCGGTGGCCGGGCGTGAGCTCGAGGCCATGCAGACGGCGGCCGACGCGGCACCGGGCCCGCTGTCGGCGCTGGCTTCCGGCATCGCCCGTTTCGCGGCGCGGGCGCTGGCCGAACGCAAGCTCGCCTGGGCTGTGATCGGCGAGGCTGTCGATGCCGAGGTCGACGTCATGCGCATCGACTTTCGCCAGTCGCTCGCCGGCGAACTGGAGCGGCGCATCAATATCGCCATCGGCCTGCGCTTCCTGCCGGAGCAGGACGCGCGCCTGGGGGCGCTGGCGATCGTCGGTGCGCTGATGGAAGGGCTGCTTAGTCCGCTCGCGCCGGATTACCCGGACGCCGCGGCCACGCGCGAAGCGGTGCAGACCGTGACCTTGTTCTCGCTGCGCGCCCTCGGTGTCATCGACGCCCGAGCCCGCGGCATGGTGGCGCAGGTGGTGCTGACCTGATTTGGTCGGTCAAGCGACGGCTTCGGCCGGCACTTCGGCCAGTGGCAGCTCGACATGGTAGGTGCCCGGGTCGTCCGGGTCGTGACGGCTATGAAAGCCGAGTTCGCCGCACATCTGCAGCATCGTCGTGTTTTCCGCGAGCACCTGGCCGCGCACCGCTTTCAGCCCATGCTCCTTCGCATAGGCGATCATGTGCTTCATCATCAGCCAGCCGAGCCCGCGGCCTTTGAGGTGCGAGCGCAAGAGGATGGCGAACTCGCCGTTTTCGTGTTTCTCGTCGTCGTGCAGGCGGACGACGCCGAGTAGTTTGCCGTCGGCATCGAGCGCGACGAAGGCCATCGCGTTGTTCGGGTCGTAATGGACCAGCTTGTCGATCATCTCCGGCGATAATTCCCGGATCGCCGAGAAGAACCGCAGACGCAGATCGAAGCTCGTCACCTTGGAGAGAAAGTCGGGATAGAGCGCGGCGTCCTCCGGCCGAAGCGGACGGAGGATCACCATTTCGCCATTGAGCAATTTGACGTGACGGCTGAGCATGTCGCCTCCGCATGTTCCCGTTTCAACGCGGGAACAAAGCCGACGTTCAAATTGACGCTTAATGCGACATCAGGACCGGAACCGTCATGCTCTCGAGGATGCCGCGCGTGGCACCGCCGAGGATGAACTCGCGCAGGCGCGAATGGCCGTAGCCGCCCATCACGATCATGTCGGCGCTGGAATCCGCCGCATAGGACAGGATGGTCGAGGCGACGTCGATGTCCGGCGAGGTGATGCGCTTGACGTCGACCTTGAGGCCGTGACGGGCCAGATGCTGGCCAAGATCGGCACCGGCGATCTCGTCGCCCTTGGCCGACTTGCTGGCGATCATGACGATCTCGACCTGCTTGGCCTTCTTGAGCAACGGCATGCTGTCGGCAATGGCGCGGGTGGCCGCGCGGCCGCCATCCCAGCACACCATGACGCGATCGAGCTTTACCCCGCCTTTCTGGATGAACGGCACGAACACCACCGGACGTCCGGATTCGAACAGCGCGGTCTCGTCCACGACTTCATCCTGGATGCCCTGATCGGGATCGGCCTGCCCGACCACGACGAGGTCGAAGCGGCGCCCGATGCGGGCGAACTGATCCGCGGCAGCCGCAACGCTCGCGGAGATGATGCGCGATTCAGCCGACAGACCGGCGCGCTTGGCCGCGGCTTCGAAGCGGGCGATGGCATCCTTGGCCTTCTTGTCGGCCTCGGTGCGCTGCGTTTCGATGAATTCCGGCGGAATGCCGCCCATCACCGCGCCCGGGATGACCGGCTCGTAGGCAAAGGCGACGCCCGCGACATGGGCTTCCAAAGCCTCGCCGAGCGCAACGGCGTAATCGCCGGCGGGGTCCTTCGCGCCCAGCCCGAGATTGACGACGATATCCTTGATCATAGTGCAGCCTCCCTTGGGGCGTTGGGTGCCCGGTATTCTTATAGTGGCTTTTTGCGTGCGGCGACCTTGACCGAGGTCAAATGCGCCGCG
The Pseudolabrys sp. FHR47 genome window above contains:
- a CDS encoding GNAT family N-acetyltransferase — protein: MLSRHVKLLNGEMVILRPLRPEDAALYPDFLSKVTSFDLRLRFFSAIRELSPEMIDKLVHYDPNNAMAFVALDADGKLLGVVRLHDDEKHENGEFAILLRSHLKGRGLGWLMMKHMIAYAKEHGLKAVRGQVLAENTTMLQMCGELGFHSRHDPDDPGTYHVELPLAEVPAEAVA
- a CDS encoding type II toxin-antitoxin system RelE/ParE family toxin → MRLRFTARALDQLEAIRTYLAERNPAAARRVMAEIHGAAGRLLRYPFMARPGRVLATREWVIRGTPYILVYEVDEVAAEIVVMAVFHGAQDRNEERGT
- a CDS encoding TetR/AcrR family transcriptional regulator, with amino-acid sequence MPYRRTDTVIRRLADREKAILEAAIALAGEGGMAAVQVAAVAKRAGIAAGTVYRYFPTKNDLVAELIAAVAGRELEAMQTAADAAPGPLSALASGIARFAARALAERKLAWAVIGEAVDAEVDVMRIDFRQSLAGELERRINIAIGLRFLPEQDARLGALAIVGALMEGLLSPLAPDYPDAAATREAVQTVTLFSLRALGVIDARARGMVAQVVLT
- a CDS encoding thiamine pyrophosphate-binding protein; the encoded protein is MRSNDGTRTGGEILIDQLVAQGVRHAFCVPGESYLAALDALHDAPISLTICRHEGAAAMMAEAVGKATGKPGICFVTRGPGATNGSAGVHIARQDSAPMIMFVGQVGRDMREREAFQELDYRQVFGGIAKWATEIDDPARIPEIVSRAFFTACNGRPGPVVVALPEDMLTERCVVPNASAVEPVETWPGLNDMSRLQKMLWAAKKPIAIIGGSRWSEAASAAIMRFAERFALPVATTFRYQHLFDSSHSCYAGDFGIGPNPKLLARIKGADLVLLIGDRMSEMSSQSYTAFNIPEPQTKLVHVHPGAEELGRVYHPALAINAAPTAFCAALEGLQPPNDIAWKGEADTAHADFLAWTEKPSAQPGPINLGEIMVWLRDNLGPEAIITNGAGNFATWINRYYRFRRYNTLIAPTSGSMGYGLPAALAMKTLYPDRTVVCVAGDGDFMMTGNDFATAVQYSRPIIVVLWDNGTYGTIRMHQEREYPGRVVGTDLKNPDFAAYAKAFGGFGIRIEKTADFPAAFAAAQKSGLPSIIHLKVDAEPLTPGMSMSAIREKALSGR
- a CDS encoding glycoside hydrolase family 15 protein — encoded protein: MTLHIEDYALIGDLGSAALVGRNGSIDWLCWPRFDSDACFAALLGTPENGRWLIGPNDPNAGITRRYRPNTLILETRFETDTGVAVLTDFMPPRHTHSHLMRMITCEYGQVDLHGELILRFGYGQTVPWLTRVDRHTARAIAGPDMVVLRSSVPFHGEDFKTVGDFTIKEGECFTFSLTYAPSHDELPHALDVSASLDSTERYWHEWVSRNQIDGPYDDAVVRSLITLKALTYAPTGGMVAAPTTSLPEWVGGVRNWDYRFCWLRDATLTLLALMNAGYYDEARAWRDWLLRAAAGSPGQIQIMYGIQGERRLTEWTVPWLGGYEKSQPVRIGNAAYSQLQLDIFGEVMDALHQARVGGLGHQEAGWDLERALLVHLEKIWTLPDEGIWEVRGERQHFTYSKVMAWVAFDRAIKSAELHNLPGPLERWRSLRDRIHQDVCTNGYDAELNSFTQYYGSRELDASLLLLPEVGFLPPDDPRIRGTVEAIERTLMRDGLVLRYDSTKTDDGLPPGEGVFLACSFWLVDDYLMLGRVGDAEKLFERLLALRNDLGLLAEQYEPRSRRQVGNFPQAFSHLALVNTASNLSHYRKPAEQRSEWTAGVKAAE
- a CDS encoding NIPSNAP family protein, producing the protein MLLDVRTYKIKAGCMAAHLELYGKLGYPVQVKYLGEPLCFAQAETGELNSIVHVWVYDSAADREQKRGRMMQDPDWKAYLGESAKAGYVLEQKNSLMTPVSFAPPIAKRNV
- a CDS encoding universal stress protein, whose amino-acid sequence is MIKDIVVNLGLGAKDPAGDYAVALGEALEAHVAGVAFAYEPVIPGAVMGGIPPEFIETQRTEADKKAKDAIARFEAAAKRAGLSAESRIISASVAAAADQFARIGRRFDLVVVGQADPDQGIQDEVVDETALFESGRPVVFVPFIQKGGVKLDRVMVCWDGGRAATRAIADSMPLLKKAKQVEIVMIASKSAKGDEIAGADLGQHLARHGLKVDVKRITSPDIDVASTILSYAADSSADMIVMGGYGHSRLREFILGGATRGILESMTVPVLMSH